One Aphelocoma coerulescens isolate FSJ_1873_10779 chromosome 22, UR_Acoe_1.0, whole genome shotgun sequence genomic window, CCTTTGAATCCCACCTTTGCTGGGGTCGGCCTCATGGGTGTGGACACAGGAACTCTGTGGGAATATGGgtatctctgggagcaggccctggggacagctcctcTATTCCCTGCAGAGCACGGCCCGTCACTAGAACCATGTATAATCTCTCTCTCCcactccctctctctcccctcttttCTTGTGCATTTGTTGGCCATGACTGAAATGCCTTCAGGCCTCTGGAAATCGAGTAAGTAGTTAATGCTCATTTATTTTCTAAtggtgttggttttgtttggattGACTCAGCTCTCCAGCACTGCTTGGGCTGAACCTGTTTTGATGTGTGCACACAAGAACAGTGTTTGTCACCAAAGTGCCACTGCCACGACAGCACAGGGACCGTGGCAGAGCCGCTGGCTGCTCTGGTTGCACAGATCCAGTGGCCATGGGCCATGGGGAGGGCACAGTGAGGATGGCAGGTCCCCCTAAACCAGAGCAGTCCTGCTACCCTTTTCACTGTCTGTCAGCCCTCTCTACATAGGGTGCAGATATGAGGCTCTGGAGTCTGGGACAGTTTTGTTCCCAGGGCTCAGTGGGTCCCACAGTGTGTAGGGAAATCCTGAGCCACCACCCCCCCTAATCCCTCTCGTCGGCCCCTTTGTGCAGGAACCTGGACACCATCATCACACTGCCTGGGGGAGAGAGCCTGCGGGGCTTCATCCTTGTCACCCTGCTTGTTGAGAAGGCAGCTGTGCCTGGCATTAAGGTGGGTACTGCTCTGTCCCAGGGCTCTTTGCTTACCTGTAAAGTGCCAGAGGTGCACCCAcaaggtgttcctgcccctgAACCTGGactggggaaggggcagagctGGCATGGCTGGCTGAAAATGTCCAGAGCCACTGGACTTCCTACCCCTTTGTCACTTGGTGCTCTCCCTCCCCTCTTCTCACAGGCAATCATCGGCACCCTTCGTGCCATCCGGCAGTGTGATGAGGAGACCCTGCACAgagccctgcaggagctggcaggggcCATCGAGGCCATGAGTGAGGCGCTGAGGCGGATGCACGGTGAGAACAGCTGGTGCCTGCGCGTGCTGCAGCTCATCACACATGCTGGTGTAACCGCCCACCACCTCTGATCTGATTGACTTCCTCCTAGACTATGTGGATCCAGAAGTATTCTACACTGTGATCCGGATCTTCCTCTCTGGGTAAGTGCTGCCTGTTTCCCTCCAGAGCCActgtgctggcagctcccagggctggggggagctgAGAATGTGCAGGGAGGGGCAGATGGGATATGGGGtcccccagggcagggaagggaccaGCATTGTGTCTGGCAGTGATGCTCCCAAGAGCATCATGATCCTGTCCCTCAGGAATTCCTAGGCACTGGATCAGTTGGGCATGGACTGTGGCCAAGGGCTGGGGTCTGCCTCCCTCCAGCTTCTCTCCATCCCACACTTCAGCTCAACCCTGACGGCCCCAACAGCCAGAATTGTGCACAAATGAATCATTCTTGCTCTTGGCCAAACAGTTTTGACAGGAGAAGAGGAATTTCTCTTTACTTCCATACTGTGTACACAAAGCTGCAAAGCTGAGCAGGAGCTCTTCCCACTGCGTGTTAAGGAAACATCCATAACAAGcctcttgctgctgctctgttacTATTCTGtcagttgaaaaaaaacaaaatctgcCCCCCCCCGCCAAATACTGAAAATGCCATTTTGGCAAGGCAGAACCACGGCCCCAAGAGCCCAGCACGGCGTGTTTGCCATCCCTCAGCATCCCTGTGGGGCTGCAGTGTCTGCAGACGCTCAGTCCCAGGCCTCTCAGGGGggattctatttttatttctctccatCATATCTCAGCATTCCCGAGTAAAAGGCTCCATGCATCATGATTaggtttctctccttttttatcCAAGCTGACCTTGTCTGGATGGTCATCAGCCTGGGAAAACATGCCTTTTAAATTCCCTTCTGCTTATAAGAACTTCCCACTAGTAGCGGTTACTATAAATACGATCCTGGGAGAACTAAAAATATTCTGGTATTTGATAATGAATCTATTTTCTCTGCAGTTTGTGTAAAATCTGTTCCTGTAGCCCAACAGACACTGCAGCCAGCACTGAAAGCCTCAAAGAATGGTGCATTCTGCTAAAGGTCAACAGATATTTTTGTGCCAGGCACTTTATCTCCCTGAAATCGTAACTTCTGTCTCCATTTGGGTGCGAGTGCTTCTCCATTTTGGCACAAGGGGGGCTGACAGGGTCTGAGTTCAGGGTGTGTGTGGGAGGCACCAGCAGTGCTGACTCCCGACCTGCCCAGGACCAGCGGCTTCAGAGGGAGGAAACCCCATCCCTGCCTTGTTACCTGCAGAGATAAATAGGGGCAGGCGGGCCTGGCCTCTGTTTATCTTTTAAATGCCTTCAAAGACATCACCTTGAGtaacaagaaaaaaggaaaatccaaaCCTCAGGGGCTCAGAGGAGTGTTTGGGTGACTACCTGCTTCTTCAAATGGCCGCTGGTGTTCAAGGAATTGATGTATAGTGCCACTATTGCCCAGACAAGTGCCCCCTCCCCTCTCACACACCTCTGCTTGCAGAAACCTTACTGAACTGGAGCAGGAggtgcagccaggcagggcaaTGTGTCCCAGCACCATGCCACAGGGTGCTCACCAGGGCATGGAGATCCCAGAGAACACTCTTCTGGCAAAGGAAAATTAAGGATTTCACCTTACACCCATGGCCTCATCGTGTGCCTTGGCACAGTATTTGATTTCCAAGTCTATctcctgtgtgaggagggctgACATGGCTGagttggaggaggagatccatGAGCTGGACCaggaaagttttgctcagtctTGCCAGCCCAGGGTCCCTTCTGACaggcccttgtccccagcccatggCCGCTGCCTGACTGCCGTGTCTCCCGCTCAGCTGGAAGGACAACCCTGCCATGCCGCACGGGCTCATCTATGAGGGGGTGTCCCAGGAGCCCATGGCATACTCGGGAGGCAGCGCGGCGCAGAGCACGGTCCTGCACGCCTTCGATGAGCTCCTGGGCATCTGCCACCGTGAGGACAGTGGTGAGCCACgagcttttccttttccaaagcaTATAAGGGGCGGGAGAAGAGATGAGCCAGAGCAATTCACACGactgtgccagctctgtcagGTAGGAGGACATGAGCCCGTCTCATCCTTGCGGAATCTGGCTGGGACCAGGCTCTGCCCAGTTCCAGGGAGAAAGGTTATAAATGTGGCTCTGGCAGGTGCTTCCTCAACATGGTAAATTCACAAAAGAGCCCACCTGGCTTCTTGCATGTCAGCTTTTTGCTGAGGTTCTCTATGGGCCCAGAGATGAGTGAGTAGAGCGTGCAGGCATCCTGCCAGTGATTTACCTCATCCATTCATAGAGCTCCACATTAGTCCAGCCCACAACACAAATATTTACCAGAAATTAGCAAAACCACTTtaccagcaaaaaaaccccaaaccaaaggGCTAGGAGGAGAGCTAAACCCTGCCCTTTAGGACTAGCACCAGCCCTAATGGAGCACTGACCTAATATGGGTTTTCTTTCTCACTCAGTTggaggcagagcagaggaggctgtgcAGGCTGTCAGTGGTCCCTGCACACTGTGCCAGCTCCCGGCCAGCTTCTCTCTTAGAGGGTCAGGGTCTTTAATCCATTTACCCACAACTTATTCCTTCCTTTGCTGGTGTCTTGCAGCTGCCTTCCTGCACAGGATGAGGGACTACATGCCCCCACCCCACAGAGCCTTTGTGGAGGAGATCCAGCGGGCCGTGTCGCTGAAGCAGCACGTGCTCTCCTCGGGGGACTCGCGGCTCCGCGCCGCGTTCAATCGCTGCGTGTCTGCACTGACAGACTTCAGGTCCTACCACATCACCATCGTCACCAAGTACATCACCATTGCGGCGGCCAAAGCCAAGGCCGGCCGGGCAGAGCCCAGTTCCAGGGCTGGCCCCTCTGGGGGAAACCCCCCTTCTGCCCTGGAGGCCAAAGGAACTGGTGGGTCCCACATCTTCAGCTTCCTGAAGAGCATCAGGAACACCACCAGGGAGGGGATGATAAGTGCCTGACCTACCCTGAGGGTTGCCCAAAGTGCGTGCGGGAGGCCAAGGGGCTTCGGTGTCTGTCTGCCATTCACAAGCCAAGATGCAAAACctcccctcagcagcagcctTCCCACCTGTGCACGTCTGGGACGGGAGGAGCACGTTCGGTGCTGTTGAGAAAgaacagtgctgctgctgctgctgctgctgctgctgcctccccccAGAAGGCACACAGCGAGCTCAGCGTCCTCCCCTGGCACCGGGACGGGCGCACGGTCCTCCCCTGGCACCGACGTCAGCACCTCACCCCCGGCCCCAGGGACCAGCCGTGTCCCTCCAAGCCCCCCTTCTTCCCCGCTCCGCCCCGGGCGTGGGGGCTGCAGCTCGGATAGACACGGGTGGGTTGCACGGGCGAATAAAGCAGCGATTCCCGATCCAGCCGCGAGGCCGGGCCCTGTGTCCATCCCGACCTCCTCGCGgcgctgctccagcagcaggtggcGGCAGAAAGCCGCGCTGGGCTGCGGCCGAGCCGCTCCCGGCGCCGGAGAGCAGAGGggccagcagggatggggatggtggACACCAGCGGCGATTGGGGGGTGAAGGGGGTGCAAGGGACAGCGAAGGGCAAGTGACCCGCTGTGACCCCCAGCCTCTGACACCCGGACACGGCTCCTCTCCCTCCACACCTGCAAAGGGACCACGATTGCTCCACAGGGAAAGTCCAACAACCGCCAACTCTCCCGTCATGGGGGTGACGCTGAAGCCACTCAAACCCAGCCGCGAGAGGAGTGTGGATGAGAGaagggagccaggctgtgggaTAAATGCGGGGTGTCCAGGAAGCTGGTATTCACGGGAAGAGGCTGTACCGGGGCACAGGGGTTCCTCTCCGTGGCCAGCTCCATTGCCCCTCCTGGTTCATTAAGGGCTCGGGATGTCACAGGGGAGAAGCTGCAACTCTGGGGGTCACACGGGCTTCACTTTAAGTCTCAGTGATAATCCTGTGCTGTAGTAGGGGACATGGGAACCCATGGCTTCCTCAAGGGGCCGGCATGGGAAAAATGCTTCTGACAACCCATGATCCTCACTCGGTACCGGCAGCAGAAGAACACGCAGCCTGGTGCCAGGGTCAGCCCGGTCTAGAGGCTCCTCTGATACAGACCCGCTGCAGGTGAAGCGAGGCCTGCGAGCAGTCCCTGTGCTGGCCGTGGCTGCTCCCGGGTGTCGCTGCCTGGCCCAAGGCTGCAGCACGGGCTCACCTCGCACTACTGAGCTGGGCTGAGTGGGCAGAGCCTTGCTCCAAGAGCGGTGCTAAAGCTTTTTTTATAATGGCAGGTGCTCACAATGCCCTTTTCTAGCAAGTCAGCACGCCCAGATTCCTTGGAATTTGGATCTTTAGGGAAATCAGGCCATATGGCTCTGTTTTGCCTCCCCAGGTTTTGCTGGCGCAGCCACCAGAGGCAGGATTCACACCCAATCAGTGTCTTGGTGCAAAAATagccctggcagtgcccctTCTGCACTACTAGAAGAGAGTCAAGGTCCTTTGAAATGAGATGTCGTTCCCATAAGGGCAGAAGGAAGCTCAGCACACTGTAGCTTGAATTATTAA contains:
- the LOC138121828 gene encoding indoleamine 2,3-dioxygenase 2-like isoform X2 — its product is MDIAHELPQLIMSHQLRSRVHQMPQLSTQHLRGREELHLAHLVLSCITMGYVWQEGEEGTVQVLPRNLAVPYWEVSQALGLPPILSHADFVLANWRRKDPNGPLEIENLDTIITLPGGESLRGFILVTLLVEKAAVPGIKAIIGTLRAIRQCDEETLHRALQELAGAIEAMSEALRRMHDYVDPEVFYTVIRIFLSGWKDNPAMPHGLIYEGVSQEPMAYSGGSAAQSTVLHAFDELLGICHREDSAAFLHRMRDYMPPPHRAFVEEIQRAVSLKQHVLSSGDSRLRAAFNRCVSALTDFRSYHITIVTKYITIAAAKAKAGRAEPSSRAGPSGGNPPSALEAKGTGGSHIFSFLKSIRNTTREGMISA
- the LOC138121828 gene encoding indoleamine 2,3-dioxygenase 2-like isoform X1, giving the protein MEASDDTEEPPLLLALTRFQVSEEFGFLLPDPLTELPASYGPWMDIAHELPQLIMSHQLRSRVHQMPQLSTQHLRGREELHLAHLVLSCITMGYVWQEGEEGTVQVLPRNLAVPYWEVSQALGLPPILSHADFVLANWRRKDPNGPLEIENLDTIITLPGGESLRGFILVTLLVEKAAVPGIKAIIGTLRAIRQCDEETLHRALQELAGAIEAMSEALRRMHDYVDPEVFYTVIRIFLSGWKDNPAMPHGLIYEGVSQEPMAYSGGSAAQSTVLHAFDELLGICHREDSAAFLHRMRDYMPPPHRAFVEEIQRAVSLKQHVLSSGDSRLRAAFNRCVSALTDFRSYHITIVTKYITIAAAKAKAGRAEPSSRAGPSGGNPPSALEAKGTGGSHIFSFLKSIRNTTREGMISA
- the LOC138121828 gene encoding indoleamine 2,3-dioxygenase 2-like isoform X3; this translates as MPQLSTQHLRGREELHLAHLVLSCITMGYVWQEGEEGTVQVLPRNLAVPYWEVSQALGLPPILSHADFVLANWRRKDPNGPLEIENLDTIITLPGGESLRGFILVTLLVEKAAVPGIKAIIGTLRAIRQCDEETLHRALQELAGAIEAMSEALRRMHDYVDPEVFYTVIRIFLSGWKDNPAMPHGLIYEGVSQEPMAYSGGSAAQSTVLHAFDELLGICHREDSAAFLHRMRDYMPPPHRAFVEEIQRAVSLKQHVLSSGDSRLRAAFNRCVSALTDFRSYHITIVTKYITIAAAKAKAGRAEPSSRAGPSGGNPPSALEAKGTGGSHIFSFLKSIRNTTREGMISA